The sequence below is a genomic window from Clostridium putrefaciens.
TATTTCATCATATTTATTAAAAGTAAATTTTGCTTTATTACTGTCATTGTATACTTTCCAATAGCCACATAACAAACATCTTTTTGTAGTGCACTCCATGAAGTCTTTAACATCTTTAAATGGTATTCCAAGGAACAATCCGAGTTCGTGAGGGCAGTGATACTTTTCATATCTAGATTTTAATGTAGTTACATAGTTATTAATAGAACCATTAGGGGGATACCCTATAGTAAGTAAAAAATCCATGGTGTCATATTTACTTAATTCTTGCTTCAATAAAGATTCACTATAGATCATAACTATGATAGAATCATAACTTTCTCTTAACTCTACAAATTTCAAGTTTAGACTGTCAATGAAATTAATTCCAAAATCATTCCAACCTTTATACAATTTAATATTATTCTTTTTTATTGTAACTGTGGCAGCTGGTTTAATTTCTGCGATTACTAATGATAAATGATATACCAAAAAGGTTTCTACATGCTCTTTATTATTCATTGAATTCAATTTTTTATAAAAATCTAGATGTATCAATTCATACCACCGCCAAACTTATTTTATGAAGTAACTATTTTTCTTCCAAAAATTATACACTCTTTATCACTATCATCTGGTTCATTTTGAATTATTAAAGGAGTACCTATAATAGTACAACCGCAATCTAGCATTTTATCTTCAAAGTTCCTCATCCATTCGCCATCTCCCCAGCCATAAGAACCAAAAAGTGCAACTTTTTTACCAGATACTTTAGTTGAAATTTCGTCTATAAATGGTTGGAATTCTGATTTTTCTAATACTTCACTCCCCATAGATGGGCAGCCTAAGACTAGAGTATCCTCTTCTAATAAAGCATCAATATTTACATCAGATACAAATATTGTTTCTGCATCTTTACCTTCAGCTACAATACCTTGTTTAATTAATTTTGCCATCTTTTCTGTATTACCTGTTCCAGACCAATATACTATTTTCATTTAAATACCCTCCCTAAACATTTATGATTATGAAAATCAATCTCAATTAAAGAATATAACAAATATTAAACGTTGTCAAGTGTAGAGTATAATTTCAATAAGTATGATATTTTAATCACAACAAGGTGTATATTATGATATTATTGTGTTATAATATCACTATTGGGAATGAAGTACTCCCTTAGCAAATGCTAAAACCGCTTATTTAGCTGATGACTTCTGCAATAATATTATTGCAGAGCTATCAGCTTTTTTGTGTTTTAACATTTCATATTTAACAAAGGAGGAGTTTTATGTTATTTAGTCTTGCTCTTATTCTTATTATAGGATTCACATTAAGTGGTATTCTAAATAGAGTTAGGTTACCAGGAATTTTAGGTATGCTTATTACTGGAGTTATTCTTGGACCTTTTGTATTAAATTTAATATCACCGGATATTCTTAATATATCTAAGGATCTAAGGCAAATAGCCCTTATTGTAATACTTTCAAGGGCAGGTCTTTCACTAGATGTTAAGGATCTAAAAAGGGTAGGAAGACCCGCCATTTTGATGTGCTTTGTACCGGCTACCTTTGAACTTGTTGCAATAATATTACTTGCTCCAATACTTTTTAAGGTGTCATACATAGAAGCAGCTATAATGGGAACTGTTCTTGCTGCTGTTTCCCCAGCGGTAGTTGTGCCTAGGATGCTTAAGGTTATGGAGGGTGGGTACGGTAAGGAAAAAAGCATACCACAATTAATATTAGCAGGAGCATCTGTAGATGATGTTTATGTTATTGTATTATTTACAGCCTTTATGGGTATGTATCAGGGAAGAGGATTTAGTGTATTAAGTCTTATAGCAGTTCCAATTTCCATAGTTGTTGGCTTAGCTATAGGTATTTTATCAGGACTTTTACTTGTGTTTGTATTCAAAAAACTTCATATAAGAGATACTGTGAAAATATTAATAATTCTTAGTGTGTCCTTTTTATTTGTAACACTTGAATCAGAAGTTAAAGCCTATATTCCTATGTCAGGATTACTAGCAGTAATGGCTTTAGGAGGAACTATCTTAAAAAAATACGAGGCTTTGGCTAAGCGTTTATCTAATAAGTTCTCAAAAGTATGGGTGGGGGCTGAAATTTTACTTTTTGTTCTGGTAGGCGCTGCCGTTGACATTAGGTTTGTTTCAGATGCAGGCCTTATGGCAGTTATTCTTATTTTAAGTGCACTTATTTTTAGAATATGTGGAGTTTATATATGTTTAATAAAAACTAAGCTTACAAATAAAGAAAAACTTTTTTGTGCCATAGCCTATTTGCCTAAGGCTACTGTTCAAGCTGCTATTGGTTCAATACCTCTTTCAGCTGGGGTGGAAGCAGGAAACACCATTCTTACAGTTGCAGTACTTGCTATTTTAATTACAGCCCCAATTGGCGCTATAGGTATTGATAGGACTTATAAAAGGCTGTTAACAAAATCCTAGGTGAAATGTTAAAATATAAAATTAATTATTTCAAAGAATATAATTAAGATGTTAATTAGTTAGGTAATAACTTTTCATAAAAAATCATATTTATTATTAGATATCTTAAAAGATAACAATTAAGAATATCTTGTTTAATGATAATAAATGGGGGTTATAAAGTGGATTACTCAACACTTAGTTACACAGTTAAGAAAAAGACTAATAAGGTATGCGAACTAAAAGAACAAAGGGATAGAAAACGTAACTTATTAAAGATACCTGTCATAGCCATTGCTTTACTATGTATTTATGTAGGTTTCAATATCAATAGATATAGTTCTTATGTAATGGCTTTTCTTCAAAATCATAGTACAGAAAGTATTCTAAAAAGGTTTGATCCAATTATATTCGGAATATTTTTTGTTACAATAATTATTACGCTTATACTATTTGATGAATATAAAACAACTAAAAGAGGTTATGATGATCTTAGAAAAGACCTTATAAAAACTATTAATAATGAATTTTGTATTTGTAGTAATGATTGTAAGTGTAAGGATGATTATATTAAAGATATGGAGAAAAAAGGTGTGGATTTAATTTTTTAGCTAGGTATTGTCAAATTATTAGTATAATGAGAAAATGGGGATTAGGAGGTGCTAATGATGACTAAATTATTAGTAGTTGTTGACTATCAAAATGACTTCGTAGATGGTACATTAGGATTCATAAAGGCCGAAACATTAGAAATGCCTATATATAATAAGGTAAATGAATATCTCAAAAATGAGGACAAGGTTTTATTTACTTATGATACTCATTATGAAAATTATTTAGATACTAGGGAAGGTAAAGCATTACCAATATCACACTGTATAAATCATACTGATGGCCACATGTTATATGGAAAGTTAAATGAGTTTATAGACTGTAAGACTACATTGCATTACAATAAAGAAGGGTTTGGAATAGATCCAAAGGACATGGTGGAATTAGCTAGTAAAGTAGGAAAAGATATTAATGAAGTTGAGCTAGTTGGAGTAGTTACTAATATGTGCGTAATAAGCAATGTGATTATGTTTCAGTCACAATATAGGAATGCAGAGATTATAGTTGATGGAAGACTTTGTGCTAGTTTTAATGATGAGTTACATGAAAAAGCACTAGATGTAATTGAATCTTTGCAGGTGAAGGTTATTAATAGGAAATAATACTAATGTATTTTATATGTAGTCCGAATTAGATATATCAGATACAAGTGAAAGGACAGATATTTTAATATGAGAATAAATAAACTTCTTAGTAATTATGGGTTTTGTTCTAGGAGTGAAACAAATAAAATTATTGAGGAAGGTAGAATACAGGTAAATGGAAAGTTAGCTATTAAAGGGCAGTGGGTAGAGAAGGAGGATTATATTCTGATTGATGATGATCCTCTTTTGCCTAAGGATAAGATATATATTGCATTAAATAAACCGGTAGGTATCACTTGTACTGCGGCAAAGGAAGTGGAAGGTAACATAATTAGATTTATGAATTATGAGGAATATATTTTTCCTATTGGAAGATTAGACAAGGCATCTGAAGGGCTAATATTAATGACTAACGATGGTGACCTTGCAAATAAAATTTTAGAGTCAGAAAATAACCATGAGAAGGAATATATAGTAACTGTGGATAGACCTTTTGATGATGCTTTTATAAAGGGAATGTCAGAAGGTGTAGAAATTTCTGGAGCTCGAACAAGGCCTTGCATCGTAAGTAGGATTAGTGAAGATACTTTTAGAATTATACTTACCCAAGGGCTTAATAAGCAAATTAGAAAGATGACCAAGACTTTTGGGTATAATGTGATAAGTCTTCAGCGTATTCGAATTATTAATATAAAAATTCAGGGTATAGATACTGGCAAGTGGCGTAATCTTACAGAAGAAGAGTTAGTTGAATTGAGAAGTAAATAAAATAGAAAGGTTGTAAACTCACAATAAAAATTATTTTGAATAATCTGAAATTTGTGTTGCAATTTATTAATTTCCATTATATAATTATTATGTGGTAAATAACCACAACAAATAAAAAAAGGAGGTCGTGAATATGTTAACTATTAAAAGATTTAAGGTAGTCAATGATATGAGCATCTTAGTGAATTCTGTTAATAATAGAGTGTACGATGATGTTAATAATTCAGCACAATTTAATAAATTATACATGCACGATCTTGGTATACGTTTTTAATTTATAATTTAGTAATGTATAGCCATGGGTTGTGTACCTATGGCTTTTTATATTAGCTTTAAGGATATATAATTAGATCATCCTTCTAAAAGCTACTTTATCTTAAGTTGAAGTCTGTACCTAGAAACAGTCCATTGTAAGGTACATACTGTAACATCAGATAAAGATTGTAATTCTTAATTTAAAGAAAAGATTTCATATTAATTGTGAGCTCTATTTAAACTTAAGAGACAGTTTATGCGTTTAAAGCCGTAGAATATTATATTCTTCGGTTTTTTATTTTATAAAAATATAAAAGGAGTGGTAAGTATGATTAAAGATTATGTTAAACAAAAGGTAAGAGGTGAATATTTTAATTCTAGCACATGAGTTAAAAAGGTTGTATTAGAAACCTTTTTGAATATTAATTTGACGGGAACATTACTAGGATAATACAAGGGGGGATTAATTTGAAAAAACTTTTAAAGTTAGTTAAGGGGAATAGATTATTATACATTGCAGCAATAGCGTCTATTGCTATGTCCACATTTTTAGCCATGTTAGAACCTATGGTTATAAAAACTACTATAGACTCTATTATTGTAAATACACCTTTGAATGTATCACCATTTATTGAGAAGCTTATAAAGCTTTTTGGTGGTAAAGGAGTTGTTTCTAGAAACTTATGGATATGTTCTTTATTTCTTATAACATTAACAGTTATAAGAGGGATTTTCTTATTTTTAAGAGGAAAGCTTGCGGCTAAGGCAGCTGAAAATATTGCTAAAAATATAAGGGTAAAACTTTATGATCATATTCAAAACTTACCATATGGATATCATGTAAATTCAAAATCAGGGGATTTAATTCAACGTTGTACATCAGATGTAGATACCATTAGAAGGTTTTTTGCGGTGCAGCTTGTAGATATAGGAAGGGCGGTATTTATAGTAACCTTTGCACTCATAATGATGCTATCACTAAATAAAAAGATGACAGTAATTGCTATGGTAATAGTGCCATTTATATTTATATTTTCTTATGTGTTCTTTAAGAAAATCAAGCATAATTTTGAAAAGGCTGATACACAAGAAGGGGTTCTTACATCTGTACTTCAAGAAAATTTAAGTGGGGTTAGAGTAGTAAAAGCTTTTGGAAGGCAAAATTTTGAAATAGAAAAGTATGAAAAGCAAAATAAAAGATATAGAGATTTAAATTTTAACTTAATTAAATTGCTTTCTAACTATTGGTCTATATCGGATCTACTTTGTATGACTCAAATAGGACTCGTTTTAATTGCCGGCATATATTATGCAAATAAGGGTGAGATAAGTCTTGGAACTTTAGTTGTGTTTAATACTTATGAGGGAATGTTACTTTGGCCTGTAAGACAGCTTGGCAGAATTCTTTCGGATATGGGAAAGATGACAGTTTCGCTTAAAAGGATTACAAATATTCTTGAAACACCAGTAGAACAGGAATACGGTAAAGCTTTAAAGCCTGACATCAAGGGTGAGGTAACATTTGAAAATGTGTCATTTAAATATGACAAGGATACTAAAATACTTAGAAATTTAAGTTTTAGTGTTAAAAAGGGTGAAACTATAGCTATAGTTGGTCCTACTGGA
It includes:
- a CDS encoding ABC transporter ATP-binding protein, with the protein product MKKLLKLVKGNRLLYIAAIASIAMSTFLAMLEPMVIKTTIDSIIVNTPLNVSPFIEKLIKLFGGKGVVSRNLWICSLFLITLTVIRGIFLFLRGKLAAKAAENIAKNIRVKLYDHIQNLPYGYHVNSKSGDLIQRCTSDVDTIRRFFAVQLVDIGRAVFIVTFALIMMLSLNKKMTVIAMVIVPFIFIFSYVFFKKIKHNFEKADTQEGVLTSVLQENLSGVRVVKAFGRQNFEIEKYEKQNKRYRDLNFNLIKLLSNYWSISDLLCMTQIGLVLIAGIYYANKGEISLGTLVVFNTYEGMLLWPVRQLGRILSDMGKMTVSLKRITNILETPVEQEYGKALKPDIKGEVTFENVSFKYDKDTKILRNLSFSVKKGETIAIVGPTGSGKSSLVHLLLRLYDYDSGSIKIDGIELKDIERKWVRNNIGIVLQEPFLYARTIKENIMISKLDSSDREIESAATSAAVHEVISSFEKGYDTVVGEKGVTLSGGQRQRVAIARTLIKDMPILIFDDSLSAVDAETDRVIREELKKKSKDNTTFIISHRISTVMDADKIIVLNQGKIEGMGTHKDLISKDGIYKRIWDIQNSLDAFSEDEEEALSE
- a CDS encoding cysteine hydrolase family protein, producing the protein MTKLLVVVDYQNDFVDGTLGFIKAETLEMPIYNKVNEYLKNEDKVLFTYDTHYENYLDTREGKALPISHCINHTDGHMLYGKLNEFIDCKTTLHYNKEGFGIDPKDMVELASKVGKDINEVELVGVVTNMCVISNVIMFQSQYRNAEIIVDGRLCASFNDELHEKALDVIESLQVKVINRK
- a CDS encoding DUF3793 family protein; this encodes MIHLDFYKKLNSMNNKEHVETFLVYHLSLVIAEIKPAATVTIKKNNIKLYKGWNDFGINFIDSLNLKFVELRESYDSIIVMIYSESLLKQELSKYDTMDFLLTIGYPPNGSINNYVTTLKSRYEKYHCPHELGLFLGIPFKDVKDFMECTTKRCLLCGYWKVYNDSNKAKFTFNKYDEIKEYTIKEYTIKNILKGSSCFDLALSIKGYVYTSAKSISSDS
- a CDS encoding cation:proton antiporter, which translates into the protein MLFSLALILIIGFTLSGILNRVRLPGILGMLITGVILGPFVLNLISPDILNISKDLRQIALIVILSRAGLSLDVKDLKRVGRPAILMCFVPATFELVAIILLAPILFKVSYIEAAIMGTVLAAVSPAVVVPRMLKVMEGGYGKEKSIPQLILAGASVDDVYVIVLFTAFMGMYQGRGFSVLSLIAVPISIVVGLAIGILSGLLLVFVFKKLHIRDTVKILIILSVSFLFVTLESEVKAYIPMSGLLAVMALGGTILKKYEALAKRLSNKFSKVWVGAEILLFVLVGAAVDIRFVSDAGLMAVILILSALIFRICGVYICLIKTKLTNKEKLFCAIAYLPKATVQAAIGSIPLSAGVEAGNTILTVAVLAILITAPIGAIGIDRTYKRLLTKS
- a CDS encoding pseudouridine synthase, which encodes MRINKLLSNYGFCSRSETNKIIEEGRIQVNGKLAIKGQWVEKEDYILIDDDPLLPKDKIYIALNKPVGITCTAAKEVEGNIIRFMNYEEYIFPIGRLDKASEGLILMTNDGDLANKILESENNHEKEYIVTVDRPFDDAFIKGMSEGVEISGARTRPCIVSRISEDTFRIILTQGLNKQIRKMTKTFGYNVISLQRIRIINIKIQGIDTGKWRNLTEEELVELRSK
- a CDS encoding flavodoxin — its product is MKIVYWSGTGNTEKMAKLIKQGIVAEGKDAETIFVSDVNIDALLEEDTLVLGCPSMGSEVLEKSEFQPFIDEISTKVSGKKVALFGSYGWGDGEWMRNFEDKMLDCGCTIIGTPLIIQNEPDDSDKECIIFGRKIVTS